The genome window CTTAATTTATGGCAGTCCGCAATGTTGCGGCTCCCCCGACGCCTTGGTCGAAAAACTTGGCTGAGCCCAAAATTCACGACACCGCCTTCGTACATTCCTTTTCTAACATTATTGGGGATGTGCATATCGGTTCTAATGTGATGATTGCCCCCGGGACATCTATCCGCGCCGATGAAGGCACTCCTTTTCATATCGGAGAAGGAAGCAACATTCAAGACGGAGTAGTGATTCACGGTCTAGAAAAAGGGCGAGTCACAGGAGACGACGACAAATCCTATTCTGTGTGGGTGGGGAAAAATACTTCCCTCACCCACATGAGTTTAATTCACGGCCCTGCCTACGTGGGCGACGACTGCTTTATCGGCTTTCGCTCGACGGTGTTCAATGCCAGAGTGGGCAACGGCTGCATTGTCATGATGCACGTACTAATTAAAGATGTGGAGATTCCCGCAGGTAAGTACGTACCTTCGGGAGCCATCATCACTAATCAGAAGCAAGCCGATCGCTTGCCTGACGTTCAAGATTCTGACATTGAATTTGCGACCCATGTCATCGGCATCAATGACGCTCTAAGAGCGGGTTATCGCTGCGCTGAGAACATCGCCTGTCTAGCACCACTTCGCAACGAGCAAACTAAAAACTCCAATATGACTCAAACCAAATATTCTACCCATGCCGGCACCCAATTGAGTTCAACTCTTGCCGATAGCATCCGCAATTTACTAGCCCAAGGATACAGCGTGGGAGCCGAACACGCCGATGTACGCCGCTTCCGTACCGGTTCTTGGCGCACTTGCGGCCCGATTTCCTCAACCCGTGACTCAGAAGTGATCGCGGCTTTGTCAGCTTGCATGGCCGAGCACCAAGGAGAATACGTCCGCTTGATCGGGATTGACACCAAAGCCAAGCGCCGCGTACTAGAAGAAATCGTCCAAAGACCGGGAGACAACGGCTCTAACGGTTCTAACGGTGCGAAAACTCATCAATCTAACGGTAAAGTTGCACAAGCTTCCCACCACAATAGCGGTTCCGTGTCAAGCTCAAAATTGAGTGCCGAAACAGTAGCTCAGGTTCGCAGCTTGCTAGCTCAAGGCTACAAAGTGGGTACGGAACACGCCGACGCGCGCCGCTTCCGCACCAGTTCTTGGCAAAGCGGGGCTTCGCTGCAAGTGAGAAACGAATCTGAGGCGATCGCCGCTTTAGAATCTGTGATGAACGAGTACCCGGGCGAGTACGTGCGCTTGATCGGGATTGACCCGAAAGCTAAGCGGCGCGTGGTAGAAGAACTTATTCAGCGTCCCGACGGCCCAGTTGCTCAATCGGCTAAGCCCGCAGCAACCTCGGGATACAAACCAGCTTCGACTGGTTCGGCGGGCAGCGGAAGCTTGACCGGCAAGACGATCGACCAAATCCGCAACCTGCTTTCCCAAGGCTACAAAATTGGCACGGAACACGCCGACGCGCGCCGTTTCCGCACCGGTTCTTGGAGCAGTTGCGCCCCGATCTCATCCAACCGCGAATCCGAAGTGATTTCTGCCCTCGAAAGCTGTCTCAAAGAACACAGCGGCGAGTACGTCCGCTTGCTGGGCATCGACTCCAAGGCGAAGCGCCGGGTACTCGAAGAAATTATCCAACGACCTTAATTTGCCTGCTAATTAGCCTGTTTCTTCCGTTAAGCCCTCGCACTGGGGCCAACGGGAGAAACCCCAGCGGATTGAAGTTGGATTTGAGATAGTTAAAAAGCTCGATTGACAAATGTTGGTCAAAATCTAGAATCTTCTGAAAGTTTCTATAAAACGTTAAAGCATCAAGTTTCTCAGTATTAGTAAATTATCGTTTCTTAGATTGACAGGGTTAAATTTATCAGTCGAGAAAACCCATAATTTAAAGTCCTTTTATCGAAAAAAATAGCTCCTTTCATGGTGAAGTCGAATGTATTTATCGCCACTGCAATTAAGTAGCAACTCTCAGATTTTGATGAGTGGCGATGTAGTTGTGAATGAGGGTGCGGCGATCGCCCCCGGAGCAATCCTGCAAGCAGAGCCGGGCAGCCGGATCTCGATCGCCGCCGGTGCCTGTATCGGTATGGGAGTTATCCTTCACGCCCGTGAAGGTACTCTGGAAATCGCGGCGGGCGCTATTCTGGGTGCAGGGGTGCTGGTGGTAGGTGCGGGAACGATCGGGGAAAATGCCTGTATTGGCGCCGGGACGACCCTAATCAATCCTTGTACCGACAAAATGCAAATTATGCCAGCAGGTTCTCTAATCGGAGATACCAGCCGCCAAGCCCCCGCAGAAGAAGCAACCGCAACAGCGCCAACAGCAGCGCCAACATCACCAGAAACCCCCGAAGCCACTACGCCACCAGTCGATCGACCGATCGAGCCGATCGAGCCGCCACAACCGGCCCAAACACCGCCTCAAACTGCGCCGGAGACTGCCCCAGACCCGCCGGAATCCACCGCCGCAGAGCCGCCCCAACCAGGGGAAACGCCAACTATTCTCTACGGTCAAGCTCACATCAATCGGCTGTTGGGGACGCTGTTTCCGCACCGGCAAGCTTTTAATCGATCGGAGGAAAACGGCAAAACTATATCGGGCGATTCCGGGTAGCCGTCATTTCGGCAAAAGCCAGCTATGCTGAAAGCAGAAAGATCGAATATAAATAGGTACTCTCATATTATTGGTAGCTCAGCAATTTGTAAGGCCTTGCAGCAGCAATCTGTGTCTTGTAGCTCGTGCAGTCTGTCTTCTCATCTGAGAAACTATAAACTATCAACTAATTTTTATTTTGGGAAGTTTCTAAGGGTAATAGAAGATGGACGGACAAACAGATCGTAACAGTCACCCCGAGCGATCGCAGCGCCAGGAATACTTCAAAGACACTGCTTTGGGTTTGGTATCCACCAAGAGTTTTCCGGCAATTGTGGGGACTGCTGACATGATGCTGAAGTCGGCAGGAGTGATTTTAGTAGGATACGAAAAAATTGGTTCCGGTCACTGTACCGCGATCGTCCGGGGCCGAATTTCGGATGTGCGTTTGGCTGTGGAAGCTGGAGCTCAAACAGCCGAACAGTTCGGGCAGTTTGTTTCTAAGTTGGTGATTCCTAGACCTTTGGCTAATTTGGAAGTGGTTTTGCCGATCGGCTTTCGCCTGACTGAACTTTCGGAAAAAGGCAGTTATTCTCGGCTTAGCAATCAGGCGATCGGTTTGCTCGAAACCCGGGGATTTCCGGCAATGGTCGGTGCTTGCGATGCTATGCTCAAATCCGCAGACGTACACTTGGCAGCTTACGAGAAAATAGGCGCCGGTTTGTGCACGGCCATTATTCGCGGTGCAGTGGCAGATGTAGCAGTAGCCGTAGAGGCCGGGATGTACGAAGCTGAGCGAATTGGCGAGTTGAACGCGGTGATGGTAATTCCCAGGCCTTTGGAAGATTTGGAACAAACTTTACCGCTGGCGAGTTGCTGGATCGAGCAGCGTAAACCTGTGATGATGCCCG of Oscillatoria nigro-viridis PCC 7112 contains these proteins:
- a CDS encoding ribulose bisphosphate carboxylase small subunit, coding for MAVRNVAAPPTPWSKNLAEPKIHDTAFVHSFSNIIGDVHIGSNVMIAPGTSIRADEGTPFHIGEGSNIQDGVVIHGLEKGRVTGDDDKSYSVWVGKNTSLTHMSLIHGPAYVGDDCFIGFRSTVFNARVGNGCIVMMHVLIKDVEIPAGKYVPSGAIITNQKQADRLPDVQDSDIEFATHVIGINDALRAGYRCAENIACLAPLRNEQTKNSNMTQTKYSTHAGTQLSSTLADSIRNLLAQGYSVGAEHADVRRFRTGSWRTCGPISSTRDSEVIAALSACMAEHQGEYVRLIGIDTKAKRRVLEEIVQRPGDNGSNGSNGAKTHQSNGKVAQASHHNSGSVSSSKLSAETVAQVRSLLAQGYKVGTEHADARRFRTSSWQSGASLQVRNESEAIAALESVMNEYPGEYVRLIGIDPKAKRRVVEELIQRPDGPVAQSAKPAATSGYKPASTGSAGSGSLTGKTIDQIRNLLSQGYKIGTEHADARRFRTGSWSSCAPISSNRESEVISALESCLKEHSGEYVRLLGIDSKAKRRVLEEIIQRP
- a CDS encoding carbon dioxide-concentrating mechanism protein CcmK — protein: MDGQTDRNSHPERSQRQEYFKDTALGLVSTKSFPAIVGTADMMLKSAGVILVGYEKIGSGHCTAIVRGRISDVRLAVEAGAQTAEQFGQFVSKLVIPRPLANLEVVLPIGFRLTELSEKGSYSRLSNQAIGLLETRGFPAMVGACDAMLKSADVHLAAYEKIGAGLCTAIIRGAVADVAVAVEAGMYEAERIGELNAVMVIPRPLEDLEQTLPLASCWIEQRKPVMMPVSVQEKEQELIELPDLEKLRVYVEEEINR
- a CDS encoding transferase hexapeptide repeat containing protein yields the protein MYLSPLQLSSNSQILMSGDVVVNEGAAIAPGAILQAEPGSRISIAAGACIGMGVILHAREGTLEIAAGAILGAGVLVVGAGTIGENACIGAGTTLINPCTDKMQIMPAGSLIGDTSRQAPAEEATATAPTAAPTSPETPEATTPPVDRPIEPIEPPQPAQTPPQTAPETAPDPPESTAAEPPQPGETPTILYGQAHINRLLGTLFPHRQAFNRSEENGKTISGDSG